CGACAATGCGCGCGCCGGTGACCGGATGGTCGATATCGTCGAGCGCGGTACGGCCGAGCACGCGGGTGCCGATCGACGCCACGACCTGACCGGCATCGACGATGGCGGTCATGGTGAGGCCGGTTTCGGTGCCGCAATCGACATGCGTGACGATGCAGTCCTGCGCGACGTCGACGAGACGACGGGTCAGGTAACCGGAGTTCGCGGTCTTCAGTGCGGTGTCTGCCAGACCCTTGCGGGCGCCGTGCGTCGAGTTGAAGTACTCGTTCACGGTCAGGCCTTCCTTGAAGTTCGAGATGATCGGCGTTTCGATGATCTCGCCCGACGGCTTGGCCATGAGGCCGCGCATGCCGCCCAGCTGGCGCATCTGGTTCGGAGAACCACGGGCGCCCGAGTGGGACATCATGTAGATCGCGTTCATCGGCTTCTGGCGACCGGTTTCCGGGTCGAACTCGACGGCCTTGATTCGGGCCATCATGTCCTCGGCAACCTTTTCGGTGGCCTTGCCCCAGGCATCGACGACCTTGTTGTACTTTTCGCCCTGGGTGATCAGGCCGTCATTGTACTGCTGCTCGTATTCCTTGACGAGGTTTTCGGTATCACCGACGATCTTCGCCTTGGTTTCCGGAATGATCATGTCGTCCTTGCCGAACGAAATGCCGGCGCGGCAGGCATGGGCAAAGCCGAGCTGCATGATGCGGTCGCAGAAGATGACCGTGTCCTTCTGACCGCAGTGACGGTAGACCGTGTCGATCATCTTGGAGATGTTCTTCTTGGTCATTTCCTGGTTGCAGGTCTCGAACGGCACGTTGACGTTCTTCGGAAGAAGTTCGCCGATGATCATGCGGCCGGGCGTCGTCTCATAGATCTTCGAGACCAGCTTGCCGTCGGCATCCATGGTCTTGAAGCGGCCACGGATCTTGGCGTGCAGGGTGACGACCTTGTTCTCGAGCGCATGGTGCAGTTCGCCCATGTCGGAGAAGGCCATGCCTTCGCCCGGCTCGTTCTGGTTCATGATCGCCAGATAGTAGAGGCCGAGAACCATGTCCTGCGACGGAACGATGATCGGTGCGCCGTTCGCCGGATGCAGGATGTTGTTCGTCGACATCATCAGCACGCGTGCTTCCAGCTGGGCTTCCAGCGAAAGCGGAACGTGAACGGCCATCTGGTCGCCGTCGAAGTCGGCGTTGAAGGCCGTGCAGACGAGCGGGTGCAGCTGGATGGCCTTGCCTTCGACCAGGATCGGTTCGAAGGCCTGGATGCCCAGGCGGTGCAGCGTCGGTGCGCGGTTCAGGAGAACCGGATGTTCGCGGATGACCTCGTCGAGGATATCCCAGACCTCGGGCTTTTCCTTTTCAACCAGCTTCTTGGCCTGCTTGACGGTCGAGGAGAAACCCTTGGCGTCGAGGCGGGCGTAGATAAACGGCTTGAACAGTTCGAGCGCCATCTTCTTCGGCAGGCCGCACTGGTGCAGCTTGAGTTCCGGGCCCGTCACGATGACCGAACGGCCGGAATAGTCGACGCGCTTGCCGAGCAGGTTCTGGCGGAAGCGGCCCTGCTTGCCCTTGAGCATGTCGGACAGCGACTTCAGCGGACGCTTGTTGGCGCCGGTGATGACGCGGCCGCGGCGGCCGTTGTCGAACAGGGCGTCAACCGATTCCTGAAGCATGCGCTTCTCGTTACGGATGATGATGCCCGGTGCACGCAGCTCGATGAGGCGCTTCAGACGGTTGTTGCGGTTGATGACGCGGCGGTAGAGATCGTTGAGGTCCGACGTCGCGAAACGACCGCCGTCCAGCGGGACGAGCGGGCGCAGGTCCGGCGGGATCACCGGAACGACCTTCATGATCATCCATTCCGGGCGGTTGCCGGATTCCATGAAGTTCTCGACGATCTTCAGGCGCTTCATCAGCTTCTTCTGCTTCAGGTCCGACGTGGTGTCGGCCAGATCCTGACGCAGATCGCCGGCGATCTTTTCGAGGTTCATCGAGGCGAGCATCTCGTAGATGGCCTCGGCGCCGATCATCGCCGTGAACTGGTCTTCACCATATTCATCGACGGCGATCATGTATTCTTCTTCGGAAAGAAGCTGGTTTTCCTTGAGCGCGGTGAGGCCCGGCTCCGTCACGATGTAGTTCTCGAAATAGAGAACGCGCTCGACATCCTTCAGCGTCATGTCGAGGAGCGTCGCGATGCGCGACGGCAGCGACTTCAGGAACCAGATGTGGGCAACGGGCGCAGCGAGCTCAATATGGCCCATGCGCTCGCGGCGAACGCGCGACAGCGTGACTTCGACGCCGCACTTTTCGCAGATGATGCCCTTGTACTTCATGCGCTTGTACTTGCCGCACAGGCACTCGTAATCCTTGATCGGCCCGAAGATGCGCGCGCAGAAGAGACCGTCGCGTTCCGGCTTGAACGTGCGGTAGTTGATGGTTTCCGGCTTCTTGATCTCGCCGTACGACCACGACAGGATCTTTTCCGGCGACGCGATCGAGATACGGATGGAGTCGAACGTCTGCGCAGGCACCTGCGGGTTGAAAAGGTTCATGACCTCTTGGTTCATGCCTATCTCCTGTTCGGGACGGGATGCGTCCCTCTTTCGAATTTGCGGGCCCTGCGACCCTGGACGTGATCCGCTTGCGGGCCTCGACCCGTGCGAGCATCACGCGAACCCTGCTGCACTTCAGGTCCGGCGACCCATCCAATCGGCCGCTGGAAAACTCGCGGCACCGCGGGGTAAAAGGCCCCGCGATGCCATTGCGACAATTACTCCGCCGCGTCCGGCAGACGCGCCGGCTGCTCGTCGACC
Above is a genomic segment from Aquamicrobium sp. containing:
- the rpoC gene encoding DNA-directed RNA polymerase subunit beta' produces the protein MNQEVMNLFNPQVPAQTFDSIRISIASPEKILSWSYGEIKKPETINYRTFKPERDGLFCARIFGPIKDYECLCGKYKRMKYKGIICEKCGVEVTLSRVRRERMGHIELAAPVAHIWFLKSLPSRIATLLDMTLKDVERVLYFENYIVTEPGLTALKENQLLSEEEYMIAVDEYGEDQFTAMIGAEAIYEMLASMNLEKIAGDLRQDLADTTSDLKQKKLMKRLKIVENFMESGNRPEWMIMKVVPVIPPDLRPLVPLDGGRFATSDLNDLYRRVINRNNRLKRLIELRAPGIIIRNEKRMLQESVDALFDNGRRGRVITGANKRPLKSLSDMLKGKQGRFRQNLLGKRVDYSGRSVIVTGPELKLHQCGLPKKMALELFKPFIYARLDAKGFSSTVKQAKKLVEKEKPEVWDILDEVIREHPVLLNRAPTLHRLGIQAFEPILVEGKAIQLHPLVCTAFNADFDGDQMAVHVPLSLEAQLEARVLMMSTNNILHPANGAPIIVPSQDMVLGLYYLAIMNQNEPGEGMAFSDMGELHHALENKVVTLHAKIRGRFKTMDADGKLVSKIYETTPGRMIIGELLPKNVNVPFETCNQEMTKKNISKMIDTVYRHCGQKDTVIFCDRIMQLGFAHACRAGISFGKDDMIIPETKAKIVGDTENLVKEYEQQYNDGLITQGEKYNKVVDAWGKATEKVAEDMMARIKAVEFDPETGRQKPMNAIYMMSHSGARGSPNQMRQLGGMRGLMAKPSGEIIETPIISNFKEGLTVNEYFNSTHGARKGLADTALKTANSGYLTRRLVDVAQDCIVTHVDCGTETGLTMTAIVDAGQVVASIGTRVLGRTALDDIDHPVTGARIVDAGKMILEPDVVEIEKAGIQSIRIRSALTCEIQTGVCGVCYGRDLARGTPVNMGEAVGVIAAQSIGEPGTQLTMRTFHLGGTATVVDQSFLEASYEGTVQMKNRNMLRNSDGNLVAMGRNMAVTILDERGVERSSQRVAYGSKIFVDDGDKVKRGQRLAEWDPYTRPILTEVGGKVAFEDLVDGISVQETTDESTGITKREVIDWRSTPRGSDLKPAITVLDDKGKPFKLAKGSDARFMLSVDAILSVEPGQKVSQGDVLARSPLESAKTKDITGGLPRVAELFEARRPKDHAVIAEIDGTVRFGRDYKNKRRVMIEPAEDGVEPVEYLIPKGKPFHLQDGDYIEKGDYILDGNPAPHDILAIKGVEALASYLVNEIQEVYRLQGVVINDKHIEVIVRQMLQKVEITDAGDSTYIVGDNVDRIELEDVNDSLIEEGKKPAYGDPVLLGITKASLQTPSFISAASFQETTKVLTEAAIAGKTDGLQGLKENVIVGRLIPAGTGGTMTQIRRIATARDEMILDERRKSTGAEMAAPVLADMTADPAE